The segment TATGATATTCCACTTTTTTATAATTTCTCTTACCTATTTCCATACATATCTTCATAATACTGCTCGTAGGCACCCGAGGTGATATTGTCCATCCACGCTTGGTTTTCGAGATACCATTTCACAGTTTTTGCTATGCCCTCTTCAAATTGTAGGCTGGGTTCCCAACCTAATTCATCTTTTATTTTGGTTGAGTCAATAGCATAGCGGAGGTCGTGCCCTGCTCGATCTGTTACATAGGTTATTAATCCATCGCTTGTTCCGGCAGCATGACCAAGTTGCTCATCAACAGTTTTAATAATTACCTTGATGAGGTCGATATTCTTCCATTCATTGAAACCTCCGATGTTATAAGTTTCGGCTATTCTCCCTTGATGAAATACCAGATCAATAGCTCGGGCATGATCTACTACATAGAGCCAATCTCGCACATTTTCACCTTTTCCATATACGGGTAGAGGTTTTTTATGACGGATATTATGAATGAATAATGGAATCAGTTTTTCGGGAAATTGATAAGGACCGTAATTATTGGAACAGTTACTAATCACTGTAGGCATGCCGTATGTATCGTGATAAGCACGCACAAAATGATCACTACTAGCCTTGGATGCTGAGTAGGGAGAATGAGGGGCATAAGGGGTTGTTTCGGTAAAGAGTGTATCGTCAAATTCTAATGCTCCATATACCTCATCAGTTGAAACATGATAAAACAACTTATCTTCAAAATCTTCTCCCCATACTATTTTCGCAGCTTGTAGCAAAGTAAGTGTACCCATTACATTGGTTTGAGCAAAGGTAAAAGGGTCTTTGATGCTTCGATCTACATGAGATTCTGCAGCCAAATGAATTACGCCATCTATCTGATACTCTTTAAAGAGAGACAGCATGCGTTCAAAGTCACAAATATCGGCCTTTACAAACTGATAATTGGGCTTATCTTCTATATCTTTTAGATTGGCTAAGTTTCCAGCATACGTTAGCTTATCTAAATTTACAATCTGGTAATCGGGATATTTATTTACAAATAAGCGGATTACATGCGACCCGATAAAGCCTGCTCCACCCGTTATCAGTAAATGTCTTTTGTATATTTTCATGGTTATCCTTATTTTTTGCTAGCCCTCTCTACTAATTTCAACAAGTATTGTCCATACTGGTTTTTACTCATGGGCTGAGCTACTTCTCGGAGTTTTTCTACTGAAATCCAACCATTCAGGAAGGCGATTTCTTCTAAACAACCTATTTTTAATCCTTGTCTTTTTTCTAATACCTCAATAAAAGTGGATGCTTCTGAAAGAGAATCGTGTGTT is part of the Bacteroides coprosuis DSM 18011 genome and harbors:
- a CDS encoding dTDP-glucose 4,6-dehydratase (COGs: COG1088 dTDP-D-glucose 4 6-dehydratase~InterPro IPR005888:IPR001509~KEGG: bvu:BVU_2405 dTDP-glucose 4,6-dehydratase~PFAM: NAD-dependent epimerase/dehydratase~PRIAM: dTDP-glucose 4,6-dehydratase~SPTR: dTDP-glucose 4,6-dehydratase;~TIGRFAM: dTDP-glucose 4,6-dehydratase~IMG reference gene:2504107680~PFAM: NAD dependent epimerase/dehydratase family~TIGRFAM: dTDP-glucose 4,6-dehydratase) → MKIYKRHLLITGGAGFIGSHVIRLFVNKYPDYQIVNLDKLTYAGNLANLKDIEDKPNYQFVKADICDFERMLSLFKEYQIDGVIHLAAESHVDRSIKDPFTFAQTNVMGTLTLLQAAKIVWGEDFEDKLFYHVSTDEVYGALEFDDTLFTETTPYAPHSPYSASKASSDHFVRAYHDTYGMPTVISNCSNNYGPYQFPEKLIPLFIHNIRHKKPLPVYGKGENVRDWLYVVDHARAIDLVFHQGRIAETYNIGGFNEWKNIDLIKVIIKTVDEQLGHAAGTSDGLITYVTDRAGHDLRYAIDSTKIKDELGWEPSLQFEEGIAKTVKWYLENQAWMDNITSGAYEQYYEDMYGNR